The following nucleotide sequence is from Mesorhizobium sp. J8.
CAAAAATTCGCCAAGCAATTGCCCGACGCCCTCGACATGATCGTTCGTTCGCTGCGCGCAGGTCATCCTGCTTCCGTCGCAATAGGTCTTGTCGCGCGCGAGATACCTGACCCACTTGGCACGGAATTCGGCATCGTCGCTGACGAGATCACTTTCGGACTAAGCATGGAACAGGCAGTGCGGAAACTGTCAGAGCGTGTCGGCTTCGAAGGCTTGCACCTGCTGTCCGTGTCGCTCGCTATCCAAGGCAAGACGGGAGGCAACCTCACCGAGATTCTTGCGAACCTCTCATCCGTGCTGCGCGAAAGGCAGAAACTCAGACTGAAGATCAGGGCGCTCTCGGCCGAGGGCCGCACGTCAGCGTGGCTCATTTCGCTGTTTCCTGTCGTCATGTTTCTGATCTTGTTGCTCGTTGCGCCTTCCTACTATGGCCAAGTGTGGGACAGTCCGTTGATCCCGCCGGTATTCCTGGCGTTTGGGGCTTGGGCATTGCTCGGCGACTACATCATGTATCGGATGGTCACTTTCGATTTCTAGGAGCGACCGTGAGTTTGCTTTCGAATACGGACGATCTGACCTTTCTCGTCTCTCTCGCGGTCTTCGCTGCTGCTGGAGCCCTGTTTCTGTTCGGTGCGCTGGTATTGCTGCCCGCCATGCAGACGCGCAAGCTGGTGACGGATAGCCTGGTCGGCGATACGCCGGTGGATCGCCGATCAATTCTCGGACAAGACAGTCTCGCCAAGGCCGCGGCGCGAAAGCCGATCGAGGCCTATTTCAGATCGATGGAGAAGGAGCGCAACGAGCCCGACGCTCTGGAGGCCAAGCTCTTTCGAGCGGGCTTTTATCACCCCAGCGCACCTCTCATCTACATGCTCTGCCGGTTGGGAATCGTCGCCATAGGGTTTGTGGTTATATATGCTCTCCTGTCGAGGATATTGCCCCCATGGCTACCGGGATTCGTTTCCCTCGCCGGGTCGGCGCTGTTCGGATTAGCCTGCATCGTCATCCCGAGCATCATGCTTGATCGCTTCGAGAACGCGCAAAAGCAGGTCTATCGCCGCGCCTTCCCGGACTTCATGGATATGATGATCACTTGCGCCGATGCCGGCATGAGCCTCGAGGCGGCGGTCGAGCGTGTGAGCCAGGAGATGGCCAGCACCCATAAATGGCTGGGCATCCAACTCTCGATCATGAATCTGCAATTGCGCGCAGGCAAGCCGCTTCGCGAAGCCTTGCGCGAATTGGCGGACCGTATCGGACTTGATGAAGCCAAGGCGTTGGCGGTGCTATTCCGGCAGTCGGAAGAACTCGGCACCAGCCTCACCGATGCCTTGCGCGTCTACAGCGCCGAGATGCGCAGCCAAAGAATTCTGACTGCGGAAGAGCGCGCCAACGCATTGCCGGTCAAAATGATGATCCCGCTGGGGCTCTGCATTTTCCCTGTCGTGATGATGGTCATCTTGCTGCCGGTGCTCATCCGCATGAAGGGCATTTTCTTCTAGTTCGCTATATGATTAGGTTCTAAAATAGAGTCGGGGACTCGTGGGACACACAATGACAAAGCGCCTCGCAGTCGCGACCAGCCTCCTGCTGATCTTCCTGGCCGGTTGCCAGACCAACGACACCACGGGGGGTGTCGTGCGCACCAATGAGCCGGCCAAGGGCGACTACACCGCCTTCGGCGACGCCTTCGACGGGCTGAAGACGGTCAGCGACGTCGACTACTACGCGTCGGACCAAGCGGTCACAGAGGCCAAGACCCAATTTCGTTCCGAAAACTACGGCAATGCCGGCGCTTTGTTCTACAAGGCGACGCGGCTGGCTCCCAATGACGGCGTCGCCTGGTTGGGCTTGGCCGCTTCCTGCGACCGCATCCGTCGCTTTGATCTTTCCGACATGGCCTACGGCCGAGCCTTCAAGCTGCTCGGCGCGACGCCGGAATACTACAACAATCTCGGCTATTCCTATCTGTTGCGCGGCAAACTGCAGGACGCGCGCAGCAACTTCCTCAAGGCCTATGAACTGGCACCCAACGATCCGACCGTGGCCAACAATCTGAAGCTGCTGTCGTCAAGCGTGCGGAACATCGAGCGCTCATGAGTCTTTTGCTCGCTGCTTCGCTTGTGTTCCAGGGCTTGGCGATTCTGCTGCTTGGGCGGATTGCCTGGACGGATTTCACGACGCAGAGAATATCCAACCGTCACGTGCTGCTGCTTCTCTGCCTCGGCCTCGGAACTCTTCAATTCCAATCATTGCAAAGTCATTCATGGCTGGAGATGGGCATAAGCGCGTTTGGCGGTCTTGCGCTGTTCATTGCGCTTTTTCCGTTCTGGCTTTTGCGAAAGGTTGGTGCCGGCGATGTCAAGCTGATGAGCGTCACGCCGTTTCTGATTGGCGGAAGCAATCTAGCCCTGTTTTCTGTGTTGCTGCTGGTTTTCGCGATTGCCACAGCGACGGTGATCAAGAATCCCTTCGTCCTACCAGCAGGCATGTTCCGCCAATATGTGCAGCACATGGACGAGGATGGCGTCGTGCCGTTCGGCGTGCCGATTTCGGCGGCTACCATCTGCGCGATAGCGTTCCAGATGTATCACGCCGTGGTGGTGGCAACCAGTTCGGGAATTCTTGAGCAGCTAAATTGATCGTTAGGGGTTGGATTCAGATTTTCGTTGCTGCGATCTGAGGGGAACGTGGAGTTGGGGGAACAGGGGTGAAGAGCGTCGGCGAGTACATCATCGCCCGCTTTGAAGCGTGGTGCGAACTGGCTAGCAATCCCAGTTTTTACTTCGTGGCCGCCTTTCTGCTCATCGTCTTGGCATGCGATGTCGTTCGCAAAGGGTGGCGTCGGTCCTTGTCAAGGCGCGCGATAGAAAGCGTAACGGCGTCGCTAGCGATCTTCCACATAAATATTTTCCTGGTTCCTGGAGTTTGGCTGCTGTCGGATGACGTGAAGCAAGCTTATGATCTGCTTGGCATACCAAGTATCCCAGGCAGTGTTTGGACCGGTCTTCCCACGTGGCTGCTTAGCTTCCTCGGTATCCTGGCGGCCGATTTTGCCAACTACTGGAACCACCGCCTCATGCATATGAAGTGGCTGTGGCCCGTGCACGCGATTCATCACTCCGACCCGGTCGTCAACGGTTTGACCACTTACCGTGTCCACGCGTTGGAGAATCTCGTCATGTTGGTCTCTTACACCCTTTTGCTGAGTTGGATAGGCTTGCCGCGTGACGCGATCGGTTTTGGCGCCCTGCTCGTCCTGTTCCACAATATCTATGTGCACATCGATGTCGATTGGGGACACGGCCCCTTGCGTTTGCTTGTCGCATCGCCTCGTTTCCATCGCTGGCACCATGCCGATGTGCCGGCTGCCTACGGCAAGAACCTTGCCAATGTTTTTCCGTTCTTTGATTGGATATTCGGCACCTACAGAGTGCCCGGCCCCTGCAACGTCCCCTTGGGTGCCACAGGCGTGCCGCGCAACGACGTTGTGAGGTTGACGCTATGGCCTTTCGTCGAGTGGTCAAGACTCGCGATCGCTTTGCTTTCGACGCGCCGACGCCCGAGCGATCGTGATCACGGCGACGTTCCCGCCGAATAGTCCTCAAAAACCCGCGGTCTGCTCTCCATCAGCTTCAACCGGCGCTTGGCCATTGCCATTTAGGCGTCGGGGCTTTCTTGACGTCAGGAGGAGGCAGTTGATCGCCAAACGCCGCCGGCTTTGGCGTCTCAAACATCAGGCGTTCGAGATGCGCAACGACGCCGGCGCCCACCGCGCTGACAACAGCCAGAATGAGAAGTTTCTTGAGAAAATCCACCGAACCCCGCCTCCAGAGATTTTAAAACCCCGCCGTCTGCTTCTCCACCAGCTTCAGCCGCCCCTTCTCCACCTTGAAGAACGGCATCGACCTCTGGCTCGAGCCGTCGCTGCGGAAGCGGAACAGGCCGGTCGAGCCGCGGAAGCCGGTCGTGTTCTCCAGCACCTGCTTGTTGAAGCCGTCGGGGCCGGCCGCGCTCGCTATGCCCGCGCTCAGCGCCACCATGTCGTAGGCATAGGCGACGTTGACGTCGGGCTGGTAGTTGTAGGTCGCCTTGAAGCGGTCGGCGATCGGCCCGGTCTCGCTCTCGTCGAGCGTCGCGATATAGGCGCCCTCGTAGAGCGGATCCACTGGCCGCTCGAGCCAGCGGTCGGTGCCGATCAGCGTCACCGTCTTGCCTGGAATGCCTTTCGCCTTCAGCGCGGCAAGCACCGCTGTCGGGCTGCCGCCGCCGCAGGCGACGACCACGGCGTCGGGCGCCTCGACCAGCGAGCTCATGTCCGACACCACCTTGGCGCCGCCGTCCGTCGGCGAATAGGGCAGCGTCACCGCAAGCGTGGCGCCATAGATGCTGAGCGCGTTTGCCACCCGGGATTCGACCGCGCTCGAGTCGGCGCCCGCCGGCACCATCAGCACGAATTTCCTGGCGCCCTTGCCGGCGATTCCCGCCGCGCCCGCTGCGGCGCTGTCGGCTTCGCTCAGCCGCACCGAATAGACGCCGGGGCCGCCGGCGAAATTGTCGGCCAGCGCCAGCACCGGCGGCCGCTTGGAGCCGGAGAGCTTGGCAAGGTGCTGCGCGGCCGCAAGCTCGGACGGCCCGATCACCGCCTTCGCCGTGCCCGAGGTGATCGCCTTCACCGCGAGGTCCTTGGCGTAGCCGCTGTCGCCACGCGTGTCCTCGATCGTCAGCGTCAGAAGCTTGTCGCCGAGATCGGCCATCGCGAGGCGTGCACCGTCATACATCTTTCGGCCGTTCTCGCCCGTGCTTCCGGGCGCCGAAAGCGGCAGCAGCATGGCCACCTTAGTCGGCCCCGTGCCGAGCGTCAGCTGGGCCTTGGCGGCGGCGGCCGAGGTCGGGCCGCCCGAAGTCGCGCTGCCAGATGCCGGGCTGCCCAAGGCCGGAGTGCCCGATGCCGGACTGCTTGGGGTCTCGACGCTTGCCTGCTGGGCGGGTGCGGCGGCGGCGCCCGCCTGGCCGGCGGGCGCGGCGATCGCCGTCGGATCGAGCACATCCGACGCGCCGCTCTTGGACTGACATCCGTAAAGCGCCGCCGCAACGGCCAGGGCCAGGGCTCGCCAACGCTTGCGCCGCAGATCGGTCGCCCGCGTCATGCCGGCATGCGCGTCAGCCGCAGCCGTGGCCGCGCAGGCATCCGCCTCCACCCGGGCTTGCATCGCCATCATTGCAAACGGTCGGCGCGGCGCACGCCCGTCAGCTCAGTGCATGTACTCGACCATGCGGTCGTGGAAGCATTCGCATTTGTTGAGCGTGTCTTCGTCCTTGTAGTTCGTCTTGAGGTAGCCATAGGCCATGCCGCAGGCGACCTTGGCTTCCGAGGCCCAGACGAAGGCGGGACGCGACGAGTTGATCCATTCCGGGCTGTTGGCGACGGCGACCGATTCGTCCATCAGCTTCACCACATGGTCCTTGAGCTCGACCATATTGTCGGTCAGCACCAGGTCCGAAGTGCCAACTGTGCGGCAATAATTCACCGCCGGCTCGCCGATGATATCGGCGGCGAAGCCCGTCGACCCGGCCAGGAACAGCGCCGCGATTGATGCCAGAAATCTTGCGGAATGTTTCATGTAAACCCCTCTCCGAATTGCGAATTCACGCGTTGCTAATGTGTAGCATGGAAGCGCGGCCGCGCATAAGTGCTAAATGGTGACAGGATGCTGAACATGGTTTGTGTCATCATAGAGGATGTTGATCGTACCGGCAGCCGGCTGGTTCTGCAGCACGGCGACATCCACGAAGTTGGAGCCGCCGTTGACATCGACGCCAAGCGTCTTCGTGTTCGCATCATAATGCACATATGTATTTATATTGCCGCCCGGTGCCATATCGAATAGCGCGGTCAGATCGATCTTGTCACCCTGGCCACCAGGGCCGGCGCCACTGTAGTCGGTGATCAGATCCTTGATATCGAGGTGGTCAAGCTTGAACGTGTCGGCGCCTGCGCCGCCGGTCATGGTATTCGTCCCGCCGCCGCCGCTCAGGATGTCGTTACCAGCGCCGCCGACGAGGACATCATTCAGCGTTGTGCCTGCAAGCGTGCTTCCACCCTCGATATGAAGGGTTAGCGCACCTGTCGCGGTATCGCCATCGTGGTCGGTTGCCGTGACGTTGAAGGAGAGATCTTGGGAAACGTTGCTGACTGAGGCTACGCCCGCCAGATCCACTTTTCCGCTACCCTTAACATCGACGAAATCGATGTAATCGATCAGTTTCCCTGCTTGGCCAAGCTGCAACTCGTGCGTCGCGTCAGCATATTGCGATGGATCGAAAGTGACGGTGCCGCTCGTCGTATTATCCGTATAGTGGATCGTGTACGTTACCTGGTCGCCGGACTTATAGTTCGAGAACTCGAAATTTGCATATTGCGGCGCCGAAGGATTGAAGCCGGCGATAGGCGCTGGGGAATGCGTTCCGGTGAAATCGAAGCGCATGTTTTCGCCGGCATCGAAGTTGTTGTTGTTGCCCGCGCCCCAACCGGCCGTCGAACCATTGACGCCGGTCGACGAGGAGAGTAGCGCGACGGCTGTCGTCCCAGAAACCAGCGCTTGCTCCTGACTTGGACCGACGCCATGTGACGTCGAGCCGGAAACACTGTTCATCGTCGTTAGCGGCTGCAGGAGATCGAACTCATAGGTTCCGGTACCTGCATTGGCGTTGAGCGTGAACACTTTCGTGTCACCACTGTCGACGGTGCCGCTATTGTTCATATCGGCATAAGCCGTCAGCGTGCTGCCGACCGTCTGGTAGAGGAGATGATGTGTGCCATCGAGCGTCAGGTTCGACGGCAGGGTGCCGGAGATCGTCAGCGACGAAATCCCGTCCGCTCCCGCCACCAGATGCAGTGAGCCATTCAGCACGATCCCGGCCTGGTCGGACACGACGCCATGGTCGATCGGCCCCAAGGTTGGCACGTCGTCGACGATCTTGATCGACAGCGTGCCGGTATCGGTTTCGTTGTCCTGGTCGGTCAGCGTGACGGTGAGGTTGTCGAACAGTGCGTTGTTACCGTTGCCGGTGGCGTGCTGCTCGTTGTCGAGAAGGGTGTAGGTGTAGCTCACCTTGCCGGTGTTGGCGTCATAGCCGGTGACGGTCAGCGTGTTGCCTCCCGGCGTCGTGACCGAGAGTGTGCCGGTGAGGGCGCCGTTCTGGATGACGGTCACGCCGTTGATGACGAGCGACTTGACGCCGTCGCCCGACGTGATCGTGAAGTCGCCGTTTGCCGCCTCGCTTGGGTCGAGGTTGCCGTTGCCGCCGCTGGCGGCGAGCTCGCCCGAGCCGGCAGGTTCGCCATTACGAGCCGCAAGGCCCGCCTCGTAGACCGTGGCGTCGCCGCCATCAGCCGAAGACATAAGGTTGGTGATATGCGGCGTGGAGTCGCCGATCTGGACCGTCAACGTGGCGGTCGTGCTGTCGTTGTCGCCATCGGTCAGCGTGTAGGTGAACTTGTCTTCGACGCCACCGGGCGTGCCGGCATTGCGCACATAGCTGTAGGAGCCATCGGCGTGGATCGTCAGCATGCCGTACTGGCCGTTGACCGTCGCGTCGCTGCCGTCGGTGGCGACCGACGAGCTGTTGGCCGGCACGTTGTTGCTGGCGATGTTGCTCACATGCGCTCCGTCCGCGCCCTGCACGTCGGCGTTGGTCGTACCTTCGAGCGTGCCCGCGCCGGTGATCACGTTGCCGGTCGCCGCATTGGCTGCGCCGTACTGGCCGGCCAAGATCGTATCCGTATCATTGTGCGCCGTCGGCACATCGTCGACGACGTTGATGACCAGGTTGCCGGCAGGCGCGGCTTCGCCATCGGCATCCTTGACCACGACAGCGAAGGAGGCGTTGGTGTTGTCGCCCGAGGTGTTGTCGGTGAGGGTGAAAGTGTAGTGGATGGTGCCGGTGCCGGTGGCGGCGCTGTAGTCGTACCAGGCCGTCAATTGGCCCTTGGTGCCGTTGGCCAGCGTCTCTTCGGGGAAGGTCTGCGAGGCCGTGGTCAGCGCATGGCCGCCGAGCGAGATCGCCGACAGGCCGTCCGCCGAGGTGAAGCCGATGGTGCCCGAGGTGGTCTCGGAGCTGTTGGAGTTGTTGTTGGGATTGCCGTCGGCGATCTCGCCGGAGCCGGCCGGTTCGCCGCTGCGGGCCGGCAGGCCGGCTTCATAGACGGTGGTGTGGTCGCCGCCCGCCGCCGGGATGGAGACGGTCGGCGTGGAGTCGCCGATCTGGACCGTCAACGTGGCGGTCGTGCTGTCGTTGTCGCCATCGGTCAGCGTGTAGGTGAACTTGTCTTCGACGCCACCGGGCGTGCCGGCATTGCGCACATAGCTGTAGGAGCCATCGGCGTGGATCGTCAGCATGCCGTACTGGCCGTTGACCGTCGCGTCGCTGCCGTCGGTGGCGACCGACGAGCTGTTGGCCGGCACGTTGTTGCTGGCGATGTTGCTCACATGCGCCCCGTCCGCGCCCTGCACGTCGGCGTTGGTCGTACCTTCGAGCGTGCCCGCGCCGGTGATCACGTTGCCGGTCGCCGCATTGGCTGCGCCGTACTGGCCGGCCAAGATCGTATCCGTATCATTGTGCGCCGTCGGCACATCGTCGACGACGTTGATGACCAGGTTGCCGGCAGGCGCGGCTTCGCCATCGGCATCCTTGACCACGACAGCGAAGGAGGCGTTGGTGTTGTCGCCCGAGGTGTTGTCGGTGAGGGTGAAAGTGTAGTGGATGGTGCCGGTGCCGGTGGCGGCGCTGTAGTCGTACCAGGCCGTCAATTGGCCCTTGGTGCCGTTGGCCAGCGTCTCTTCGGGGAAGGTCTGCGAGGCCGTGGTCAGCGCATGGCCGCCGAGCGAGATCGCCGACAGGCCGTCCGCCGAGGTGAAGCCGATGGTGCCCGAGGTGGTCTCGGAGCTGTTGGAGTTGTTGTTGGGATTGCCGTCGGCGATCTCGCCGGAGCCGGCCGGTTCGCCGCTGCGGGCCGGCAGGCCGGCTTCATAGACGGTGGTGTGGTCGCCGCCCGCCGCCGGGATGGAGACGGTCGGCGTGGAGTCGCCGATCTGGACCGTCAACGTGGCGGTCGTGCTGTCGTTGTCGCCATCGGTCAGCGTGTAGGTGAACTTGTCTTCGACGCCACCGGGCGTGCCGGCATTGCGCACATAGCTGTAGGAGCCATCGGCGTGGATCGTCAGCATGCCGTACTGGCCGTTGACCGTCGCGTCGCTGCCGTCGGTGGCGACCGACGAGCTGTTGGCCGGCACGTTGTTGCTGGCGATGTTGCTCACATGCGCCCCGTCCGCGCCCTGCACGTCGGCGTTGGTCGTACCTTCGAGCGTGCCCGCGCCGGTGATCACGTTGCCGGTCGCCGCATTGGCTGCGCCGTACTGGCCGGCCAAGATCGTATCCGTATCATTGTGCGCCGTCGGCACATCGTCCACGACGTTGATGACCAGGTTGCCGGCAGGCGCGGCTTCGCCATCGGCATCCTTGACCACGACAGCGAAGGAGGCGTTGGTGTTGTCGCCCGAGGTGTTGTCGGTGAGGGTGAAAGTGTAGTGGATGGTGCCGGTGCCGGTGGCGGCGCTGTAGTCGTACCAGGCCGTCAATTGGCCCTTGGTGCCGTTGGCCAGCGTCTCTTCGGGGAAGGTCTGCGAGGCCGTGGTCAGCGCATGGCCGCCGAGCGAGATCGCCGACAGGCCGTCCGCCGAGGTGAAGCCGATGGTGCCCGAGGTGGTCTCGGAGCTGTTGGAGTTGTTGTTGGGATTGCCGTCGGCGATCTCGCCGGAGCCGGCCGGTTCGCCGCTGCGGGCCGGCAGGCCGGCTTCATAGACGGTGGTGTGGTCGCCGCCCGCCGCCGGGATGGAGACGGTCGGCGTGGAGTCGCCGATCTGGACCGTCAACGTGGCGGTCGTGCTGTCGTTGTCGCCATCGGTCAGCGTGTAGGTGAACTTGTCTTCGACGCCACCGGGCGTGCCGGCATTGCGCACATAGCTGTAGGAGCCATCGGCGTGGATCGTCAGCATGCCGTACTGGCCGTTGACCGTCGCGTCGCTGCCGTCGGTGGCGACCGACGAGCTGTTGGCCGGCACGTTGTTGCTGGCGATGTTGCTCACATGCGCCCCGTCCGCGCCCTGCACGTCGGCGTTGGTCGTACCTTCGAGCGTGCCCGCGCCGGTGATCACGTTGCCGGTCGCCGCATTGGCTGCGCCGTACTGGCCGGCCAAGATCGTATCCGTATCATTGTGCGCCGTCGGCACATCGTCGACGACGTTGATGACCAGGTTGCCGGCAGGCGCGGCTTCGCCATCGGCATCCTTGACCACGACAGCGAAGGAGGCGTTGGTGTTGTCGCCCGAGGTGTTGTCGGTGAGGGTGAAAGTGTAGTGGATGGTGCCGGTGCCGGTGGCGGCGCTGTAGTCGTACCAGGCCGTCAATTGGCCCTTGGTGCCGTTGGCCAGCGTCTCTTCGGGGAAGGTCTGCGAGGCCGTGGTCAGCGCATGGCCGCCGAGCGAGATCGCCGACAGGCCGTCCGCCGAGGTGAAGCCGATGGTGCCCGAGGTGGTCTCGGAGCTGTTGGAGTTGTTGTTGGGATTGCCGTCGGCGATCTCGCCGGAGCCGGCCGGTTCGCCGCTGCGGGCCGGCAGGCCGGCTTCATAGACGGTGGTGTGGTCGCCGCCCGCCGCCGGGATGGAGACGGTCGGCGTGGAGTCGCCGATCTGGACCGTCAACGTGGCGGTCGTGCTGTCGTTGTCGCCATCGGTCAGCGTGTAGGTGAACTTGTCTTCGACGCCACCGGGCGTGCCGGCATTGCGCACATAGCTGTAGGAGCCATCGGCGTGGATCGTCAGCATGCCGTACTGGCCGTTGACCGTCGCGTCGCTGCCGTCGGTGGCGACCGACGAGCTGTTGGCCGGCACGTTGTTGCTGGCGATGTTGCTCACATGCGCTCCGTCCGCGCCCTGCACGTCGGCGTTGGTCGTACCTTCGAGCGTGCCCGCGCCGGTGATCACGTTGCCGGTCGCCGCATTGGCTGCGCCGTACTGGCCGGCCAAGATCGTATCCGTATCATTGTGCGCCGTCGGCACATCGTCGACGACGTTGATGACCAGGTTGCCGGCAGGCGCGGCTTCGCCATCGGCATCCTTGACCACGACAGCGAAGGAGGCGTTGGTGTTGTCGCCCGAGGTGTTGTCGGTGAGGGTGAAAGTGTAGTGGATGGTGCCGGTGCCGGTGGCGGCGCTGTAGTCGTACCAGGCCGTCAATTGGCCCTTGGTGCCGTTGGCCAGCGTCTCTTCGGGGAAGGTCTGCGAGGCCGTGGTCAGCGCATGGCCGCCGAGCGAGATCGCCGACAGGCCGTCCGCCGAGGTGAAGCCGATGGTGCCCGAGGTGGTCTCGGAGCTGTTGGAGTTGTTGTTGGGATTGCCGTCGGCGATCTCGCCGGAGCCGGCCGGTTCGCCGCTGCGGGCCGGCAGGCCGGCTTCATAGACGGTGGTGTGGTCGCCGCCCGCCGCCGGGATGGAGACGGTCGGCGTGGAGTCGCCGATCTGGACCGTCAACGTGGCGGTCGTGCTGTCGTTGTCGCCATCGGTCAGCGTGTAGGTGAACTTGTCTTCGACGCCACCGGGCGTGCCGGCATTGCGCACATAGCTGTAGGAGCCATCGGCGTGGATCGTCAGCATGCCGTACTGGCCGTTGACCGTCGCGTCGCTGCCGTCGGTGGCGACCGACGAGCTGTTGGCCGGCACGTTGTTGCTGGCGATGTTGCTCACATGCGCCCCGTCCGCGCCCTGCACGTCGGCGTTGGTCGTACCTTCGAGCGTGCCCGCGCCGGTGATCACGTTGCCGGTCGCCGCATTGGCTGCGCCGTACTGGCCGGCCAAGATCGTATCCGTATCATTGTGCGCCGTCGGCACATCGTCGACGACGTTGATGACCAGGTTGCCGGCAGGCGCGGCTTCGCCATCGGCATCCTTGACCACGACAGCGAAGGAGGCGTTGGTGTTGTCGCCCGAGGTGTTGTCGGTGAGGGTGAAAGTGTAGTGGATGGTGCCGGTGCCGGTGGCGGCGCTGTAGTCGTACCAGGCCGTCAATTGGCCCTTGGTGCCGTTGGCCAGCGTCTCTTCGGGGAAGGTCTGCGAGGCCGTGGTCAGCGCATGGCCGCCGAGCGAGATCGCCGACAGGCCGTCCGCCGAGGTGAAGCCGATGGTGCCCGAGGTGGTCTCGGAGCTGTTGGAGTTGTTGTTGGGATTGCCGTCGGCGATCTCGCCGGAGCCGGCCGGTTCGCCGCTGCGGGCCGGCAGGCCGGCTTCATAGACGGTGGTGTGGTCGCCGCCCGCCGCCGGGATGGAGACGGTCGGCGTGGAGTCGCCGATCTGGACCGTCAACGTGGCGGTCGTGCTGTCGTTGTCGCCATCGGTCAGCGTGTAGGTGAACTTGTCTTCGACGCCACCGGGCGTGCCGGCATTGCGCACATAGCTGTAGGAGCCATCGGCGTGGATCGTCAGCATGCCGTACTGGCCGTTGACCGTCGCGTCGCTGCCGTCGGTGGCGACCGACGAGCTGTTGGCCGGCACGTTGTTGCTGGCGATGTTGCTCACATGCGCTCCGTCCGCGCCCTGCACGTCGGCGTTGGTCGTACCTTCGAGCGTGCCCGCGCCGGTGATCACGTTGCCGGTCGCCGCATTGGCTGCGCCGTACTGGCCGGCCAAGATCGTATCCGTATCATTGTGCGCCGTCGGCACATCGTCCACGATCTGCACCGAGAGCGTGCCGGGAAGCGAGACGTCGCCGTTGCCGTCGGTGACCGTCACCGTGATGTTGTCGAAGGCGGAATTGGTTCCGTTGCCGTCCGGATGCTGATCGCTGTGCTCTAGCGTGTAGGTATAACTCACCTGGCCGGTGGCGGCGTCGTATCCGGTGATGGTCAGCGTGCCGAGCGGCGTGGTGACGTTGACATGCACGTTGGCACTGTTGGCAAGGGCTGCGCCCGAGATATCGGTGCCGTTGATGGTCAGCGTCTTGATGCCATCTGGCGAGTTGATGGTGAAGGTACCGGTGTTGTGCTCGGAGGGGTCGTTGTCGACTGCGGCGTCAGTGCCC
It contains:
- a CDS encoding Ig-like domain-containing protein; amino-acid sequence: MTTNIEFDAVSNSWDEHTSTAENHISGVQVAQATTGQAASEPVPVDVGSGAPAANQPAADANAPAANAPASNAAQGNAPAGNAPANAAVANVPHEYHAEAGNVVKLPANVSIDNIKVDGHNLVLVQPDGSEIVIKDGALNVPTFILGDVEVPRVALIAALEASHVDVAFGADGSISAGGNGSPSSAGGNFEQPAGGIGDGFGLTALLPPTDLAFGQPEHRELFPGLEPNHTPTILDLTPSVEGGDTTVDEKGLETAGATGSGEAGTDAAVDNDPSEHNTGTFTINSPDGIKTLTINGTDISGAALANSANVHVNVTTPLGTLTITGYDAATGQVSYTYTLEHSDQHPDGNGTNSAFDNITVTVTDGNGDVSLPGTLSVQIVDDVPTAHNDTDTILAGQYGAANAATGNVITGAGTLEGTTNADVQGADGAHVSNIASNNVPANSSSVATDGSDATVNGQYGMLTIHADGSYSYVRNAGTPGGVEDKFTYTLTDGDNDSTTATLTVQIGDSTPTVSIPAAGGDHTTVYEAGLPARSGEPAGSGEIADGNPNNNSNSSETTSGTIGFTSADGLSAISLGGHALTTASQTFPEETLANGTKGQLTAWYDYSAATGTGTIHYTFTLTDNTSGDNTNASFAVVVKDADGEAAPAGNLVINVVDDVPTAHNDTDTILAGQYGAANAATGNVITGAGTLEGTTNADVQGADGAHVSNIASNNVPANSSSVATDGSDATVNGQYGMLTIHADGSYSYVRNAGTPGGVEDKFTYTLTDGDNDSTTATLTVQIGDSTPTVSIPAAGGDHTTVYEAGLPARSGEPAGSGEIADGNPNNNSNSSETTSGTIGFTSADGLSAISLGGHALTTASQTFPEETLANGTKGQLTAWYDYSAATGTGTIHYTFTLTDNTSGDNTNASFAVVVKDADGEAAPAGNLVINVVDDVPTAHNDTDTILAGQYGAANAATGNVITGAGTLEGTTNADVQGADGAHVSNIASNNVPANSSSVATDGSDATVNGQYGMLTIHADGSYSYVRNAGTPGGVEDKFTYTLTDGDNDSTTATLTVQIGDSTPTVSIPAAGGDHTTVYEAGLPARSGEPAGSGEIADGNPNNNSNSSETTSGTIGFTSADGLSAISLGGHALTTASQTFPEETLANGTKGQLTAWYDYSAATGTGTIHYTFTLTDNTSGDNTNASFAVVVKDADGEAAPAGNLVINVVDDVPTAHNDTDTILAGQYGAANAATGNVITGAGTLEGTTNADVQGADGAHVSNIASNNVPANSSSVATDGSDATVNGQYGMLTIHADGSYSYVRNAGTPGGVEDKFTYTLTDGDNDSTTATLTVQIGDSTPTVSIPAAGGDHTTVYEAGLPARSGEPAGSGEIADGNPNNNSNSSETTSGTIGFTSADGLSAISLGGHALTTASQTFPEETLANGTKGQLTAWYDYSAATGTGTIHYTFTLTDNTSGDNTNASFAVVVKDADGEAAPAGNLVINVVDDVPTAHNDTDTILAGQYGAANAATGNVITGAGTLEGTTNADVQGADGAHVSNIASNNVPANSSSVATDGSDATVNGQYGMLTIHADGSYSYVRNAGTPGGVEDKFTYTLTDGDNDSTTATLTVQIGDSTPTVSIPAAGGDHTTVYEAGLPARSGEPAGSGEIADGNPNNNSNSSETTSGTIGFTSADGLSAISLGGHALTTASQTFPEETLANGTKGQLTAWYDYSAATGTGTIHYTFTLTDNTSGDNTNASFAVVVKDADGEAAPAGNLVINVVDDVPTAHNDTDTILAGQYGAANAATGNVITGAGTLEGTTNADVQGADGAHVSNIASNNVPANSSSVATDGSDATVNGQYGMLTIHADGSYSYVRNAGTPGGVEDKFTYTLTDGDNDSTTATLTVQIGDSTPTVSIPAAGGDHTTVYEAGLPARSGEPAGSGEIADGNPNNNSNSSETTSGTIGFTSADGLSAISLGGHALTTASQTFPEETLANGTKGQLTAWYDYSAATGTGTIHYTFTLTDNTSGDNTNASFAVVVKDADGEAAPAGNLVINVVDDVPTAHNDTDTILAGQYGAANAATGNVITGAGTLEGTTNADVQGADGAHVSNIASNNVPANSSSVATDGSDATVNGQYGMLTIHADGSYSYVRNAGTPGGVEDKFTYTLTDGDNDSTTATLTVQIGDSTPHITNLMSSADGGDATVYEAGLAARNGEPAGSGELAASGGNGNLDPSEAANGDFTITSGDGVKSLVINGVTVIQNGALTGTLSVTTPGGNTLTVTGYDANTGKVSYTYTLLDNEQHATGNGNNALFDNLTVTLTDQDNETDTGTLSIKIVDDVPTLGPIDHGVVSDQAGIVLNGSLHLVAGADGISSLTISGTLPSNLTLDGTHHLLYQTVGSTLTAYADMNNSGTVDSGDTKVFTLNANAGTGTYEFDLLQPLTTMNSVSGSTSHGVGPSQEQALVSGTTAVALLSSSTGVNGSTAGWGAGNNNNFDAGENMRFDFTGTHSPAPIAGFNPSAPQYANFEFSNYKSGDQVTYTIHYTDNTTSGTVTFDPSQYADATHELQLGQAGKLIDYIDFVDVKGSGKVDLAGVASVSNVSQDLSFNVTATDHDGDTATGALTLHIEGGSTLAGTTLNDVLVGGAGNDILSGGGGTNTMTGGAGADTFKLDHLDIKDLITDYSGAGPGGQGDKIDLTALFDMAPGGNINTYVHYDANTKTLGVDVNGGSNFVDVAVLQNQPAAGTINILYDDTNHVQHPVTI